From the genome of Deltaproteobacteria bacterium:
GACTCCCTCCAAAAACTTTTAACGCCCTGCGGATCATCCCGATTTTGCCTGCAAAATCGGGATGATCCGCAGGGAATTAAAAGTCTTTGAAGGGGGTCTGGGGGAAACGTGGGCCTATGGCCCTTCTACGGAAAGTTTCCCCCAGGGTAATTAATACTTCTTAACCGTCGCCGCGGCGCCTTTTTTCGCTTTCTTTATGAGCCTCTCCTTCTTCCTCATGTGCCTGTTTATGAGGCTCACCACCTCCCTGGGGTCGTCGGTGAGGTGGAGCAGTTCCAGGTCCTCCTCGTCTATGGTCTTGTACTTGAGCATGGTCTTTCGCATGAAGTCGATTACGGGCCGCCAGTACTCGCTGCCGAAGAGTATGATGGGGAAGGTGTATATCTTGTGGGTCTGCATGAGCGTGAGGGCCTCGAAGAGCTCGTCAAGGGTGCCGAAGCCGCCGGGCATGCAGACGTAGCCGATGGCGTACTTGACGAACATGACCTTGCGGGCGAAGAAATAGCGGAAGTAGAGGGAGCGGTTCTGGTAGTTGTTGGCCTTCTGCTCCTGGGGCAGCGAGATGTTGAGCCCCACCGATACGCCGTGCTCGGCGGCCCCCTTGTTGGCCGCCTCCATGATGCCCGGTCCCCCGCCGGTTATTATGGCGTAGCCCTCCTTGGAGAGAAGGCGCGCCACCTCGACGCACTGCTTGTAGAACTTGCTGTTTGCATGGAGCCGGGCCGAGCCGAAGATCGATACCGCCGGGCCTATGTCGGAGAGTTCGTCGAAGCCGTCGACGAACTCGCTCATGATGCGCAGCAGCCACCATGACTCCTTGCCCTTGAAATCGTCTACCATGTCTACTCCCACTCGATGGTGCTCGGCGGCTTGGAGCTTATGTCGTAGACCACGCGGTTTATGCCGCGCACCTCGTTGATTATGCGCGAGGAGATGCGGGCGAGCACGTCGTAGTCGATCCTCACCCAGTCGGCCGTCATGCCGTCCACGCTCTCCACACACCTTATGGCCGCCGTGTTCTCGTATGTCCTCTCATCGCCCATGACGCCGACGGTCTTCACCGGCAGGAGCACGGCGAAGGCCTGCCACATGGAGTCGTAGAGGCCGGCGGCCTTTATCTCCTCGAGCACTATGGCGTCGGCCTCGCGCAGCATGGCGCAGCGCTCCTCGGTCACCGGGCCTATTATCCTGATGGCAAGTCCCGGGCCGGGAAAGGGGTGGCGCGAGACGAGCTCGTCGGCCATGCCGAGCTCGCGGCCCAGACGCCGGACCTCGTCCTTGAAGAGCTCGCGCAACGGCTCGACGAGCCGGAGCTTCATGCGCTTTAGCAGCCCGCCCACGTTGTGGTGGCTCTTGATGGTCGCCGACGGCCCCTTGAACGAGACGCTCTCGATTACGTCGGGATAGAGCGTGCCCTGGGCGAGGAACTTCACCCCCTTTATCTTCCCGGCCTCCTCCTCGAAGACCCTGATGAACTCGCGGCCTATGATCTTTCGCTTGCGCTCGGGGTCGCGCACGCCCCTCAGCCTCGCAAAGAACCTCTCGCGGGCGTCGACACAGCGTATGTCCATATGGAAGTTCCTGCGAAGTGCGGCCTCCACCTTGGCGGCCTCGCCCTTGCGGAGCACGCCGTTGTCGACGAATATGCAGGTGAGCCGATCTCCCACGGCGCGGTGGACCAGCACGGCCGTGACGGCCGAGTCCACACCGCCGCTTATGCCGCAGACCACGCGGGCATGGCCGACCTTCTTCCTGATCTCCCCCACGGCGCTCTCGATGAAGCCCTTCATGGTCCACGACGCCTCGAGGCGGCAGACCCTGAACAGAAAGTTCCTGATTATCCGCTCGCCGCACTCGGTGTGCGCGACCTCCGGGTGGAACTGGAGGCCGAAGATCTTCTCTTCACCGTGGCGCATGGCGGCTATGACGCCGTTTGAGCTGCGGGCCGTTACGACGAATCCCGGCGGCGGCGTCTCCACGCGGTCGCCGTGGCTCATCCAGACCCTGTAGCTCTTTTTCCTCAGCCCCGAGAAGAGGGCGTGGCGCCCGACGGGCTCGATGAAGGCCTCGCCGTACTCGCGTCTTCCCGACCGTTCGAGCTTTCCGCCGAGCAGGTGCGCCGTGAGCTGCATGCCGTAGCATATGCCCAGCACCGGCACGCCCAGCTCGAAGAGCGCACCGTCGATCTTCGGCGCGCCCCGGTCGAAGACGCTGGCCGGACCGCCGGATAGCACTATCCCCCTGGGAGCGAAGGCCTTGACGGCGGCCATCTGCTCCGGCGGGGGATGGATCTCGCAGTAGACGCCGGCCTCGCGTATCCTGCGCGCTATGAGCTGCGTGTACTGCGAGCCGAAGTCGATTATAAGGACTTTCTGATCGTGTATGTCCATGATCTCTTTTCCGAGTCCCCGGAAGCCCGGCCCGCGCCAGGCGCGGCCCTGGCTTCCGGGGACCGCCGCGCCTGCGAGGGGGCGGGCGGGAAGGGCCCTTTCACCGGGGGGAACCCCGTGAAGAAGGGCCGTCGGCCCGCGTCTCCCCCGGCGAGACTCCGTCAGATGTCGAGTTTATAGTTGGGCGGCTCCTTGGTGACTATCACGTCGTGGACGTGGCTTTCGCGCAGTCCCGAGGGGCTTATCCTCACGAAGCGGGCCTTTTCGCGCAGCTCGGCGAGGTTCTTGGCGCCGCAGTAGCCCATGCCCGCCTTGAGCCCCCCGACGAGCTGGTAGATGGACGACGATATGGGCCCCTTGTAGGGGACGCGGCCCTCGATGCCCTCGGGCACGAGCTTGAGCTCGCTCTCCACGTCGTCCTGGAAGTAGCGGTCCCTGCTCCCCTTCTTCATGGCCTCGATGGAGCCCATGCCGCGGTAGACCTTGAAGGTCCGTCCCTGGTACAGCACGGTCTCGCCGGGGCTCTCGTCGGTGCCGGCGAAGAGCCCCCCTATCATGACCGAGTCGGCGCCGGCGGCGAGTGCCTTTGTTATGTCGCCCGAGAACTTTATGCCGCCGTCGGCTATGACGGGTATGTCCTTTTTCCTCGCCACGGCCACGGCGTCCATGACGGCCGTTATCTGCGGGACGCCTATGCCGGTGACCACACGGGTCGTGCATATGGAGCCCGGGCCCACGCCGACCTTCACGGCGTCCACACCGGCCCTTATGAGCGCCTCGGCCGCCTCGGCGGTGGCCACGTTGCCGGCGATGAGCGGGCAGTCGAAGTTCTTCTTGGTGGAGGCCACGGCGTCTATGACGCCCCTGCTGTGGCCGTGGGCCGTGTCTATGACCAAGGCGTCCACGCCGGCCTCTATGAGCGCCGCCACCCTCTCCTCGCGGTCGAAGGAGACGCCCACGGCGGCGCCCACGCGCAGCCTGCCGAACCCGTCCTTGCAGGAGTTGGGAAACCTCTCGCGCTTTTCTATGTCCGTGACCGTTATGAGCCCCTTGAGGCGCCCCATGCCGTCCACCACCGGAAGCTTCTCTATCCTGTGGCGGTGGAGTATCTCCTTGGCCTTCTCGATGGAGATGCCCTCGGGAGCGGTGACCACCTCCCTGGTCATTATATCCGATATGCTGCGCTCGGGGTCCTCCTCGAAGCGGAGGTCACGGTTTGTCACAATGCCGACGAGCACGCCGTCCTTCACCACGGGAAAGCCCGAAATGTGTTCGCGCTTCATGATCTCCAGGGCGTCGGCCACACGCTGTTCCGGGGAGAGGGTCATGGGCTTGAGGATGACGACGGACTCGTATTTTTTCACCTTGTCGACCATGGCGGCCTGCTCGGCCACGGTGAGATTCTTGTGGATGATGCCGATGCCGCCCTCGAGGGCTATGGCTATGGCCATGCGCGTCTCCGTCACCGAGTCCATGGCGGCGCTCACGAGCGGTATGTTGAGCCTTATCTCCCGCGTAAGCCGCGTCGATACGTCAACGTCCCTGGGCAGCACCTCCGAGTAGGCCGGCACGAGCAGCACGTCGTCGAAGGTGAGCCCTTCCTTCATGTCTATTCTTTCGGTCATGGCCCCTGCTCCCTTCCTTCAAAGCGCCCGCGGCGCTCCGGCACCGTCGAGTATGACGCCTTCGAGAAGCCCGGCGTCGCTCACGATCATCTCCTCCTGTCCGAAGGCCCCCATCGTCTCGAGCGCTATGGCGGCGCCCGGTATTATGAGGTCCTCGCGCCCCTTCTCAAGGCCGGGCAGCCGGCATCGCCGGGCCGCGGTCATGGCCGAAAGCCGCCGGTAGAGACGCCGGAGCACCGCTTTGCGGAGCACGTGGTTGTTTATCCTCTCCCTGTCGTAGCGTTCGAGGCCGAGGTCCAGGGCGGCCAGCGTCGTGACCGTTCCGGCCGTGCCCACAAGGCGCGCACCGGCCGAAGGACCGTAGGCGCCGGGCTCCACGCCGTCCTCCTTCATGCGCCCTTTCAACGCGCCGAGCACCCGCGCTATCCCGGCCTCCATGGCCGAGAGCTCGGCTGCGGCGGGCGGGTCGCTTGCGAGGTATCGCTCCGCGAGATGGACGACCCCCATCTCCATGCTCCACGACGAAACGCCGCCTCCCTCTGCGGCGGCGATGAACTCCGTGCTCCCGCCTCCTATGTCGACTGCGAGGAGGGGGCCGCGCCGCTCCACGACGCTGAGCACGCCGATGAGCGATAGCCTCGCCTCCTCGCCGCCGTCTATGACCTCCGCGTCGATGCCCGTGCGTTCCCTCACCTCGTCGAGGAAGGCGCGGCCGTTGACGGCCCTTCTCACCACGCTGGTGGCGACGGCCCTCACCTCATCCACACCCTCGCGCCCGAGCAGGGCGGCGAACTCCTCGAGGGCCCTCAGTGTTCTGCGGGCCGCCTCGGGGCTTATGCCCCTCTTCTCGCTGTAGCCGCCGCCAAGGCGCGTTATCCTCCGCTCGTAGACGAGAGGGGTGAGGCTACGGCCCTCGACCTCCGCCACGAGCAGCCGCAGCGTGTTGGTCCCAATGTCTATGGAGGCCCGCCGCGGCGCACGGGCTCCGCTCTCCCGCGCGGCCCTCACCTGCTTACGTCCACCTCGCCCGGCTCGGTGGCTATGGAGAGCCGCGACGCCCCGGCCTTCCTCGCCTTGTCGAGCACCTCGACGACGACGCCGTGCCTCGAGGAGCGGTCCGCGCGCAGCAGCACGCCGCGGCCGGACCTCCCGGAGAGCGCCTCGGCGAGCCTCTCTTCGAGCCTGTCCATGGGCACGGCTTCGTCGCCGACGAAGACCGAGCCTTCACCGGTCACCGTGACGGTCACGGCCCGGCCGGGCTCGCCGGCCGCCGTCTCGGCGCGGGGGAGCTTTATCTTGAGCGACTCCATCATTATGAGCGGCGTCGTCACCATGAATATGACGAGGAGCACGAGCATCACGTCCGTGAGCGGTGTAACGTTTATCTCCGCCATTATGCGCTCCTCACCGCTTGTCAGCTTCCATCCCACCTTCGCCTCCCGCGGCCACCACCGCTGCGAACTCTACGGCCGAGGCCTCGAGCTCCAGGGCCCTCCGCTTAAGCGTCCTCACGAACATATTGTATGCGATGACGGCCGGCACGGCGACGAAGAGGCCGGCGGCCGTGGCCACCAGCGCCTCGGCTATGCCGTCGGCCACGGCTGCGGGACCGGCCCCCTCGGCCGCCGAGAGGTCGCCGAAGGCCCTTATTATGCCGAGCACCGTTCCGAAGAGGCCGATAAAGGGCGCCGTGCTCCCGATGCTTCCCAGCACGGAGAGAAAACGCTCGAGCGAGGCCATCTCGATCCTTGCGGCCAGCTCCATGGCGCGCAGCACCTCGTCGCGGCCCTCGCCGCGGCGGGCGAGCCCGGCCGCGCAGACCCTGGCCAGGGGGTTGTCGGCGGCCTCGCAGAGCCT
Proteins encoded in this window:
- a CDS encoding Ppx/GppA family phosphatase; translation: MRAARESGARAPRRASIDIGTNTLRLLVAEVEGRSLTPLVYERRITRLGGGYSEKRGISPEAARRTLRALEEFAALLGREGVDEVRAVATSVVRRAVNGRAFLDEVRERTGIDAEVIDGGEEARLSLIGVLSVVERRGPLLAVDIGGGSTEFIAAAEGGGVSSWSMEMGVVHLAERYLASDPPAAAELSAMEAGIARVLGALKGRMKEDGVEPGAYGPSAGARLVGTAGTVTTLAALDLGLERYDRERINNHVLRKAVLRRLYRRLSAMTAARRCRLPGLEKGREDLIIPGAAIALETMGAFGQEEMIVSDAGLLEGVILDGAGAPRAL
- a CDS encoding biopolymer transporter ExbD, with the protein product MGWKLTSGEERIMAEINVTPLTDVMLVLLVIFMVTTPLIMMESLKIKLPRAETAAGEPGRAVTVTVTGEGSVFVGDEAVPMDRLEERLAEALSGRSGRGVLLRADRSSRHGVVVEVLDKARKAGASRLSIATEPGEVDVSR
- the guaA gene encoding glutamine-hydrolyzing GMP synthase; this encodes MDIHDQKVLIIDFGSQYTQLIARRIREAGVYCEIHPPPEQMAAVKAFAPRGIVLSGGPASVFDRGAPKIDGALFELGVPVLGICYGMQLTAHLLGGKLERSGRREYGEAFIEPVGRHALFSGLRKKSYRVWMSHGDRVETPPPGFVVTARSSNGVIAAMRHGEEKIFGLQFHPEVAHTECGERIIRNFLFRVCRLEASWTMKGFIESAVGEIRKKVGHARVVCGISGGVDSAVTAVLVHRAVGDRLTCIFVDNGVLRKGEAAKVEAALRRNFHMDIRCVDARERFFARLRGVRDPERKRKIIGREFIRVFEEEAGKIKGVKFLAQGTLYPDVIESVSFKGPSATIKSHHNVGGLLKRMKLRLVEPLRELFKDEVRRLGRELGMADELVSRHPFPGPGLAIRIIGPVTEERCAMLREADAIVLEEIKAAGLYDSMWQAFAVLLPVKTVGVMGDERTYENTAAIRCVESVDGMTADWVRIDYDVLARISSRIINEVRGINRVVYDISSKPPSTIEWE
- a CDS encoding MotA/TolQ/ExbB proton channel family protein — encoded protein: MLERARSFSRFRASVADFRERLAAAACESGGEGAARLCEAADNPLARVCAAGLARRGEGRDEVLRAMELAARIEMASLERFLSVLGSIGSTAPFIGLFGTVLGIIRAFGDLSAAEGAGPAAVADGIAEALVATAAGLFVAVPAVIAYNMFVRTLKRRALELEASAVEFAAVVAAGGEGGMEADKR
- the guaB gene encoding IMP dehydrogenase, producing the protein MTERIDMKEGLTFDDVLLVPAYSEVLPRDVDVSTRLTREIRLNIPLVSAAMDSVTETRMAIAIALEGGIGIIHKNLTVAEQAAMVDKVKKYESVVILKPMTLSPEQRVADALEIMKREHISGFPVVKDGVLVGIVTNRDLRFEEDPERSISDIMTREVVTAPEGISIEKAKEILHRHRIEKLPVVDGMGRLKGLITVTDIEKRERFPNSCKDGFGRLRVGAAVGVSFDREERVAALIEAGVDALVIDTAHGHSRGVIDAVASTKKNFDCPLIAGNVATAEAAEALIRAGVDAVKVGVGPGSICTTRVVTGIGVPQITAVMDAVAVARKKDIPVIADGGIKFSGDITKALAAGADSVMIGGLFAGTDESPGETVLYQGRTFKVYRGMGSIEAMKKGSRDRYFQDDVESELKLVPEGIEGRVPYKGPISSSIYQLVGGLKAGMGYCGAKNLAELREKARFVRISPSGLRESHVHDVIVTKEPPNYKLDI
- a CDS encoding TIGR00730 family Rossman fold protein, whose protein sequence is MVDDFKGKESWWLLRIMSEFVDGFDELSDIGPAVSIFGSARLHANSKFYKQCVEVARLLSKEGYAIITGGGPGIMEAANKGAAEHGVSVGLNISLPQEQKANNYQNRSLYFRYFFARKVMFVKYAIGYVCMPGGFGTLDELFEALTLMQTHKIYTFPIILFGSEYWRPVIDFMRKTMLKYKTIDEEDLELLHLTDDPREVVSLINRHMRKKERLIKKAKKGAAATVKKY